The following coding sequences are from one Saprospiraceae bacterium window:
- a CDS encoding PorV/PorQ family protein produces MIKLKLACCMILLVNEMQAQAPKFSNDFLNIGVGARGMALGTAVTASTDNVNAAYWNPANLVGVGSNFQVGAQHAEWFSGIGKYDYLGFGKKFGDADKSFGAISLIRMGIDNIPNTLRLRGSDGSIDYSRIEEFSVTDYALIGSYGRHIPKAKLDVGVNAKVIFRNFGSFANAFGFGFDLGASYQVSSKFKVSAMARDITTTFNAYKFSFTEEEKAVLYQTNNEVPTSSVEYTLPKLILAGMYKFQFGANYNLVPELDLEISNNGSAASLIGGDKIAMDPRLGLECGLYNKVYLRTGVNNIQRVLKEDNSGDRELSMYPSAGVGIKLKKLSLDYAMTNIANTGVGLYSHYFSLLLNF; encoded by the coding sequence ATGATAAAACTTAAGCTTGCCTGTTGCATGATTTTGCTAGTAAATGAAATGCAAGCACAAGCACCTAAATTTAGCAATGATTTTCTAAACATTGGAGTAGGCGCAAGAGGCATGGCCCTGGGTACAGCTGTGACCGCCTCCACTGACAACGTGAATGCAGCTTATTGGAATCCTGCAAATTTGGTCGGAGTTGGGAGTAATTTTCAGGTTGGGGCTCAGCATGCAGAGTGGTTTTCTGGTATTGGGAAATATGATTATCTAGGCTTCGGCAAAAAATTTGGAGATGCTGATAAATCATTTGGAGCAATTTCCTTGATAAGGATGGGAATAGACAACATCCCCAATACCTTGCGTCTTAGAGGTTCTGATGGGAGCATTGATTATAGTAGAATTGAAGAATTTAGTGTAACGGATTATGCTCTGATTGGATCTTATGGTAGACATATCCCCAAAGCTAAATTAGATGTTGGTGTAAATGCCAAGGTCATATTTAGAAATTTTGGATCTTTTGCAAACGCATTCGGTTTTGGATTTGACTTAGGTGCAAGTTATCAAGTGAGTAGCAAATTTAAAGTGAGCGCTATGGCAAGAGACATTACCACAACTTTCAATGCATATAAATTTAGTTTTACAGAGGAAGAAAAGGCAGTGCTTTATCAAACTAATAATGAGGTACCTACCAGCAGTGTTGAGTATACCTTGCCAAAATTGATTCTTGCCGGAATGTATAAATTTCAATTTGGAGCTAACTATAACCTCGTTCCGGAATTGGATTTGGAAATTTCTAATAATGGCTCCGCGGCGAGTTTGATTGGTGGTGACAAGATAGCCATGGATCCAAGACTTGGCCTCGAGTGCGGCTTGTACAATAAAGTATATCTCAGGACAGGAGTAAATAATATTCAGAGGGTTCTAAAAGAAGATAATTCTGGTGACAGGGAACTATCAATGTATCCATCAGCAGGGGTTGGTATCAAGTTAAAGAAACTTTCATTGGATTATGCCATGACCAACATTGCAAACACAGGAGTAGGCTTGTATTCTCACTACTTTAGCCTTCTGCTGAATTTTTAA
- the pbpC gene encoding penicillin-binding protein 1C produces MWYKIIWLCYFVWLFSIISAFQLEDNIEYSPILLDQEEKVLSARTSPQGNWAIPIYDSIPHVFEKCLTFYEDKRFYLHLGIDFISLIRAAKQNLMAGKVVSGGSTLTMQTVQLFRHQAGRDMINKVKECIYSIGFEFLNSKKQILYLYSQRAPYGGNVVGLQSAFWKYYGRELKSMSLSEACLLSVLPNRPSLFNSKVQQDKLLLKRNKLLEALRRDQVISQDEFELSSLESIPFRVKIQESKAPHLLYSLMQKYPSQHVFKSFISENIQQLILKETLRFSRIWRQNDIQNAAVMVVENSSRNVCGYLGNIIDTIPVKNYWVDMIPAIRSSGSILKPLLYAAMCQRGLITPKMLLPDIPMNIAGFQPENFSRDYKGAVPADEVIQQSLNIPSVRMLQEFGVAAFLQYLKELGFTGLRDRADYYGLALILGGAEISAWDLAKVYSQLVYDYQYFLDNNSYPNTNEPDLNIIRSKHEGSNQDFHSEHILKAGAIFNMLEAMSGNRSTIGHQSHFLYGKIAWKTGTSFGFKDAWCVGIGEKYTVVCWVGNSDGRSRPGLIGLNTAAPLMESIMVSLGDQYTARVPYNDLKQISLCSKSGFLSGEYCNKTDSTWIPLKSSVETICPFHEQVLTDKENLHRVYRQCEPNPTEQVFFHLPPAMEYFYKLNHPDYIAIPPVRADCLGDVISTKKQVKFIYPPAGVDVLLPVDLDGVQNPIVLLATHSNPRASLYWYMDGKYLGQTSGEHQMACVPDPGNHVFWITDEFGNEDGIQVHAVLHNQRK; encoded by the coding sequence ATGTGGTATAAAATAATTTGGCTATGCTACTTTGTATGGTTGTTTTCGATCATTTCAGCATTTCAACTTGAGGATAATATTGAGTATTCACCTATACTTCTGGATCAGGAAGAAAAAGTATTATCAGCCAGGACATCTCCACAGGGTAATTGGGCAATTCCAATATATGACAGTATACCACATGTATTTGAAAAATGTTTGACGTTTTACGAAGACAAGAGATTTTATCTACATTTAGGGATTGATTTTATTTCATTAATTCGTGCTGCCAAACAAAATTTAATGGCTGGAAAGGTAGTGTCAGGTGGTAGTACATTGACTATGCAAACTGTGCAGCTTTTTCGACATCAGGCTGGAAGAGATATGATAAATAAGGTCAAAGAATGTATTTATTCAATTGGATTCGAATTTTTGAATTCAAAAAAACAAATATTATATCTATATTCTCAAAGAGCGCCTTATGGAGGAAATGTAGTTGGATTGCAATCCGCATTTTGGAAGTATTATGGGCGGGAGTTAAAATCAATGAGCCTCTCTGAAGCTTGTTTACTTTCGGTCCTACCCAATCGCCCTTCTCTTTTCAATAGTAAAGTTCAGCAAGATAAGTTACTTTTAAAAAGGAATAAATTACTCGAAGCCCTGAGAAGAGACCAAGTTATTTCGCAGGATGAGTTTGAGTTGTCCTCCTTAGAATCAATTCCATTTCGTGTAAAAATTCAAGAAAGCAAAGCACCGCATCTTCTTTATAGCTTAATGCAGAAGTATCCTAGTCAACACGTATTCAAATCTTTTATTTCAGAGAATATTCAGCAACTAATTCTCAAAGAAACCCTGCGTTTTTCTAGAATTTGGAGACAAAATGATATTCAAAATGCAGCAGTGATGGTAGTTGAAAATTCAAGTAGAAATGTGTGTGGTTATTTAGGCAATATTATAGATACAATTCCTGTCAAAAACTATTGGGTGGATATGATTCCCGCTATCCGAAGTTCAGGGAGCATATTGAAACCATTATTGTATGCTGCAATGTGTCAGCGCGGTTTAATTACACCTAAAATGCTTTTGCCTGACATACCGATGAATATCGCCGGGTTTCAACCTGAAAATTTTTCCAGAGATTATAAGGGAGCAGTTCCTGCGGATGAAGTGATTCAACAATCACTGAATATTCCATCTGTACGAATGTTGCAAGAATTCGGGGTAGCCGCTTTTTTGCAATATTTGAAAGAATTGGGTTTTACTGGATTGCGAGATCGTGCAGACTATTATGGTCTTGCATTGATACTTGGTGGTGCAGAAATTAGCGCCTGGGATTTGGCAAAGGTTTACAGCCAATTGGTGTATGATTACCAATATTTCCTAGACAATAACAGTTATCCTAATACAAATGAACCCGACTTGAACATTATCAGATCAAAACATGAAGGTTCCAATCAGGATTTTCATTCTGAACATATTCTGAAGGCGGGAGCAATATTTAATATGTTAGAAGCAATGTCGGGAAATAGATCTACGATTGGGCATCAGTCTCATTTCCTCTATGGAAAGATTGCTTGGAAGACAGGGACCTCGTTTGGTTTTAAAGATGCCTGGTGCGTGGGTATAGGCGAAAAATATACAGTAGTATGTTGGGTAGGTAACAGCGATGGTAGGAGCAGACCTGGGTTAATTGGTCTGAATACTGCAGCTCCTTTGATGGAATCCATCATGGTAAGCTTAGGTGATCAGTATACGGCTAGAGTGCCGTACAATGATTTGAAACAAATCAGTTTATGCTCTAAAAGTGGGTTCCTGTCAGGAGAGTATTGCAATAAAACTGATAGCACGTGGATTCCATTGAAATCATCTGTTGAAACGATATGCCCATTTCATGAGCAGGTCTTAACCGATAAAGAAAACTTGCATAGAGTATATAGGCAATGCGAACCAAATCCAACCGAACAAGTTTTTTTCCACCTGCCACCGGCTATGGAGTATTTTTATAAACTCAATCACCCGGATTATATTGCTATTCCTCCGGTTCGTGCTGATTGTCTGGGTGATGTTATTTCCACCAAAAAGCAGGTAAAGTTCATATACCCTCCTGCTGGAGTAGATGTACTTCTGCCGGTTGATCTTGATGGTGTCCAAAATCCTATAGTACTCTTGGCGACTCATAGTAACCCGCGGGCAAGTTTGTATTGGTATATGGATGGCAAATATCTAGGTCAAACTTCAGGAGAACATCAAATGGCCTGTGTCCCTGATCCCGGCAACCATGTTTTTTGGATAACAGACGAATTTGGAAATGAGGATGGTATTCAGGTCCATGCAGTACTCCATAATCAAAGGAAGTGA